From the genome of Tripterygium wilfordii isolate XIE 37 chromosome 6, ASM1340144v1, whole genome shotgun sequence:
TCCTCTTCTCGCTCGTCTAAGTAGATAATTGATTTGTCTTTTAGGATCGACTTACACACACGCATATATGTATAAATGTATGCATGCATCCATGTACCACAAAGAAAGTGTACCCACTTGTGTTTCTGTGTTTTCAACACATAATTATGATCTCTTTATCCTttgtaataattaataattgatCGAGATATTATTATAGTTTGTGTTTTGTCTTGTGTTTCCAATTAAGCTAATTTTAATTCTGATCTGCAATTAATTGTTGCAGCTGTTCTTCATTTCATGTgtcttagatttttttttggtaacagaTAACCACATCATATCATCTTGTTATCTGGATATCTAATATCACTTATTAGGGGTAAAGCTATCAGAAGCTGATCGAGGGGGTAGCTGACCCccctcaaaattttttaataacCCTAGTTATATAGTATTTATATAAAAGACTCTTTAAAATTTCAATTTAGACCCCCTTGTTATAAAAAATCATGTTCATGGTTGAAATAAGAACACGTGACAATTATTACTTagtatatctttttttttttttagtgttatttttttgtatttcatagatataattaataaataattcaaaaaaaaaattgggggtACCGCCCCCAAAGCCCTGCTATCTTTGCCCACTGTAACATAAAATCATTTGTCCACCGTTACAACTCCCCTCACTTGAAGTCTTGACTTCGTCCCTGTCTGATGTGATACTAAACTACGGCCATCAAGCCTATGCACACACAAGTTTTCCACCAGACTATAGGAGTGGGCAGTGGGCCAAAACTTGGTGCGTGGCCACAAGGGTATTGTTCATAATGAGAATCGAACTAAAGATCTTCcgagtccatacgatttgaTCATAGAGAGATTAACcaactaaactatcacccaagtggttatgTGGTTTAGAATTCATGTTCCATGGAGTTTTTCAAATACCGTTACCGAAATTATATTGGTCAGACAACTAGTATGCAGTGTAACCgggacaaaaataaaataacatatatacacacacacgcgGAGAGACTTTAATGCACACACCCGTGCTCTTGCATATGCACGGGGTGCGCCCTTTTAAGGCACCAAAGTGGGGCCCAACTGAGTGGACCCCACACCTATGTCAAATTACGGGCGTCCGCACCTGAGCCTCTCTGCATATATATGCAGAGAATAAGAATGACAAAAATCATGTTGTTTTCGTGGTTAAGACTTATAATTTCCTAGGTAAGTGTTCAAGTTCAATTATCACTAATAGTATTTTATACGTATTTTTTTGACCCATAAAACAGACATCACAAATCGAAAAATTGAAGGAAAGATGCAACCATGAgtcatataaataaaattattggtTCTCATCAAAgtcattattataaaaaaaattcacttagGGATTCCTTTCGAAGACCTAGGGTAATAgttaacttttatttttatttacctataaactaaaaaaataattttagttaAAAATTATATTCCTATAGAACCGATGTTTAGACCGGTTTAATACCGGTTTTGTATGTAATCGTACcaatcatatcaattatcaattgGAGGATTGTCGAAtctggttcttttttttttttaaacaaatctgTTTTTCTTATTAAGGATTCCAAAAGCATATATGTATAGGCCCCTCCATTTAGAATAAAGGGTCACAATATGCTCTGATGAGAGGTAAATTAACAGTTCAACCCTCAAAATTTTTGACATTAAAATCTATTAAATCTTAACCCCTCAAACCCAAAAGTGCTAAGAAAATCAAGTAGGTACGATCCCATATCTTTTAGATGTGGGAATTTAGTACTGAATATGATTGAACACTAACCTTCTAATTAGCAACAATCGTTCTTTTTTAACGTTCAAATTAGTATTTGCTGGCATTGTGTTTGAAAATACAAAAGATACGAGAGTTTTGGTCCGAAACAAACAAATTAGTATTTGCTGATATTGTGTTTGAAAAGACAAAAGTTATGCGAGTTTCAGTCCAAAACAAGCAAATAATTGCTAGCGGAGGGTAGTGGGTTTGTTGATTTGTTCCATACAGCTGCATAAGTACtagggaataaaaaaaaatggacggAACTAGACAGGCCAAAATCTTCTATACATAAACCAATCTTTCTTGCATACTTGTCGAACACctcctcacctcacctcaccttgGTCTCTAGCTAACCAAATACTTGATCTCTAACTAAGAGATGCCTTCATTTATTATGGAAGACAAGTCTGCAGGCGAGAACGTAATAAAAGACGAGCTGAAAACAATCTTCAGAGAGCACATCGACGGAGATGGAAAGATCAGTAAACATGAGTTGAAGAAAGCCTTCAAGAAATTAGGGTCAAGGTTACCAGGCTGGAGATCTCGCAGCGCACTTAAATATGCAGACACCGACGGAGACGGAAGCATCAGTATCTGTGAGATCGACTACCTTGTCAAATACGCCGTCAGTTTTGGATACAAGTTACAACACTAAGTCATCTTCTCGCCCGTCTATGTAGATAATTGATTTCTCTTTTAGGATCgacttacacacacacacacatatatatgtatgtatgcatgcatgtaccACAAAGAAAGTGTACTACTTATGTTTCTGTGTTTTCAACACCcccatatgtgtgtgtgtgtgtgtatatatatatatatatatatatatatatatatatatatgatctctCTATGCTATGTAATAATTGATCGAGAGAGGTGGATATAAGTGTATTAAACAATATTAAACtgctatttttttaattagtctaaattataaactctaaaccttaaaatttatttttaagaatgagatttccatcattttttttttctcctcttacTTCGTTGGTTATTGTCCTGTTCAAGAAAGGCCTGCTACTATAATTGTTTGAGTTCTTGTGTTTTCTGGAACTGCTTGGGTGTGGTAATCACTGTACAATACAAATACGAAAGGTCTTACAAGGACTTTGTGCAGATGGAACAAAACTAAAAGAAGCATACCAGAACATTGACGAGCAACcgtctccattgacgagctcaAACGATTTGCCGCTTGTTTGGCAGAGCAGTTCCGTTCCAGTTTCGGAGCTTCTGAAAGCAGATCcaacatttatttttatttttttttaattttcaattgtGGAGCCCATAAATCATGGTTCTTTTACTTTTAAcgttttaacctttttattaatttttttaagaaaacaaaCATAGACCCCactttatatttaataaataattattttaggtgacaacttttattaattttacttaaaaatataatatatattattattcccacttgtatcatattataatattttaaatattataatataaaactattaaatttaatattaaatagtttattaatttataaaatatttattaatttatgcttaaaattaatttttataaaaattatatttattagattaaatttaatataaaaattataaaatctaatattataatactttaattcaacaacttTTCCACTAGCATCAACTTTTATCTGCCAAACACCTTACAGCTAGGGTTCGGCATCGGGCCAGGCTGGGTTTgactctcaaaatgaggcccaggCCCTTAAGACTCGGGTCTTTGGGTGGGGTCGGGCCCGACTTTTTGACTATagaatatttatgtatgtattttttttgaggaaaatgtattatatatatgcatgtgtaacatatatatataaataaataatgtatgtTGCCAAATCTGATTTGGGCCGGGCCAAAATTGTCCCGAGGTATCGGGCCGGACTGCCAGACCCGGTCTAATTTCAGGCCGGGCTTGGCTTTGACCCGCGGGCCCGAGATTATTGATGCTGACGAAGATGGCCAGAGAGCGTGTTTCTTAGTGACACTCAAAAATGATTATATACAACTATAATACGAAAAATTGGATTCATATATGCCGTCCATGTATAGCTTAAATGCGCATATGTACACTGGTATGTATAAATAAATCCGGTAGAAAGCAAGAAAAATCTGTACATTCGAGAACGATGTCAACCTTCGCGGGAATGCACTATGCACATCGCCTCAATGAGGATTCCGATATATGATTAGACGTGTAAATGTTACCCTGATTACATGAACACACTAATAAACTGAAAATTGAACTGATTGTACAACAAAATACGCATGGTACGATGGATTCAACTTCTATGTACTAAATCTTCGATAAATTACTTTCACGCCGCCAAAACTAGAGCCTGCGAAGTATACAGAATGACAGAGGGACTTTCTTGTCAGCCATTGTCATACACGACCTGCCTATTCCTCGCACAAAGGAGTATAAGAAAATGAAACACACAACCTCGTATATATGGTCGTACCTTGCAATAACGAGGATGAGTATGGCGAGTTTCCTGCGCATCTCAATTTATGGTGAGTTTCCTGCGCGTCTCAATATTTAGAAGGTCCAACCAATAACCTCTGGCTGACACCTTCAAATATCAATCGAAGGAGGTGGCAGTTTCCAAAAATTCCATGAGTTAAAATCCTCCTACAggtgaaaacaacaaaaaatgagaCCGAAACGCGAGTCATATGCAGTCAAAAGCAAGGAATGATGGGGTGTAAGGATGCAAACTTAGATCTGTGACTTATAGATGATTGCTATGCTGCACCAGCTACTGAAATTAAATCTTTATAGAATGAAAAAGAGAAGCAGAAATAAACCCTTTCAGATGATGCCGTGGGCGGAAACATGCCATTCACAAAAGCATGAAGCAATGAATATGATTTTGTGTCAACACGTCTGTGCACGGCAACCTCACCCTGCCAAACTTGAGCAATCAGAGAGTTGGCCATTATATAAAGGGTTTTCTTTTAATCAAGTCAGTCCTCCATCAAGTACCTTGGGATTGATGATGAAGATTTTTCCCATTGGGATTCCAACCTTCAGGTAACTGATTTCATCGGTGTGTCTGTTGCCAAATCCAGCGTAGAATGGATTGCAATCAGGAGGAAACAATGCTTTAATATcctgaaaattaaattttaaaagaacGCATCATAGTCAACCTCAAGTCAAAAGTCGACGACTTCAGGTTCACTGGCAACATAGCTCTTAAACAGTTTTTTCAGTTCTTCAAAAATCATAAAGAACCAATATTTTAGTTGatgcgctctctctctctctctcacacacacacacagaggctACACGAGGTTATATGCCAGTTTCATTCAAACTTGGGTATATATAATTGAAACACACAGACATTATCAGCAGAATCTCATCATGTATTGTCAATTTGTTTTATGTGAAATATCCACACACATTTAAAAAGTAATATGTAAGAATCACAAATCTGAATACAACAATGATCATGAATTTCAAGAAAGAGACGCATACAAATGGGATAACATCTGTAAGGTAaagtaaagataataatatatTGGAGGGGATCTAACCTCTAAGCATGCGATCTTGAACTCATGAGGAGCCCTTCTAATGACTGAGAAAAAAGAGGATATTTCAGTCTGAACATCTTCGTTGTCAGAAATATTGAGATAGACGAGATATTGAACTTAATAAGAATGATGGTAATGATCTGTTATATTTCAAACTTATGCAATTGATAAGATTTTAAATCAGCACCATCAGACCAAATATAATAAATCTAAGCCGACTCTCATTTGCCTAAAAAAAACACTATATTTTAGCATATTGTATAATCAATAAGCTAGGAAAGAGAGCTTTTGCCTCTTAATAAGGCAAGCAAACTTTTCTCCTTATAAGGCATGTAAAACCAATCAGAATGTCAGTGATTAAGATACTCATTCACTGCTTTTGTCCATTTAATGCATAACAAGAAGACATTTGCCACGACATTCCCTGTCAAAGCAGATGAAAATGGAGGTTCTGATGTTAAGATTAATGATAACAGACAAAGGAATATGATATGCAAGATATGCAtcttgtataaaaaaaaatatagagaaAAAATTGGGAATTGCACACATAAGGTTTAGAAATAATGCAGCCAAAATTAAAAACCTTCTCGGAATAATGAAGGAAAGAGTCCATCTGGGGATATAACAACAGGTCCATCTGGTAAAGCCTTTCCATTCTGCAAATAAAAGCACACACATCCTTgagaaaatttcacaaaaaaatttaaacattTGAATTTTCTTGATCTGGATGTTTCAGTTTCACATTTTGAATCAGATATCAATTACTCACCTGCTTGAGATTCACTAGAAATCTCCTTGTGTGGTAGGCCTGAGATATTGCACGTGCACTAAGAAAAAGCAATTGATATCCATTTTCCTGGAATGGACAGGAAAAATTCAGAATATTTCAAGATACAACCACTTTGTACCCGGTCATAAGTTACAAGCATGCAATATTCTTATGGACTCAACGTACAAAAGCTCCTTCTAACACCATGAGGTGTCGATTTCAGCAACTTTACCCTCCATAATAGAGAGACCTTTTCTGTGGTCGGAATCTATGATATGAGTATGagtcttaccaaaaaaaaaatctatggtATGAGTTGCAATAGAGAAACTTTTACTACTTTGCCAAGGTTCACCCCATATGCATACAATACCATAGTATGATTTTACCGTAAAAGGGCCAACAAAAGTAATGAGGATAAAAGCCATCTCATAGACAATAAATAAAACTTTCGATCTTCAATGTGACAGTGCCATGTGATCGAATAGTAGGTCCAAAAGTGGAGCCCCTGAATAAAGTGCACCATGCAGCCACGATAGACTTTGTCGTGCACATTAACAAGGTGAGGAAATGCAATGTGCAACACGAACTTTAGGTAGTATACCATTACGAATAGTAACATATACTCTAAGATGCAACAAACCTTGATGGCAGAAAATAAATTTGTAACACCCGTTTGTGACCAATCTACTCCGACCAAAGGCATGAACTGTCCTAGAACATCAGATCTGCAACAAATGCAAAACTAGATAAGTGAAAGATGTATAAGAATTATAATATACCGCAGCAAGTGAAAACGAAACCATAAAGTGATATGTGATCAGTTAAATGTGCCTTTTAAGAGTCACATAGTCCAGTTGTCACCAATATATCATGGATTTAGAGAGTGTTACTATCTACAGAAAGCAGTTTCCATGATGACATCACAAAgcccaccttttttttctttcttttttaacttaTTTCATTTTACCACAAGATTATACGTCAATATGGAAATCAAAGAACATAAATACCATATGAGGGGCATGCCTTCCAATCATACAGAATAAGTACCAAGACCAGTTCACTTATGTGTGTAGAGAGACAAACATATTATTTTGTCAGTAGAGCTATGAGCAGTTGAACATTGTGCATCGTTGCATTTGACCAGTGTATGCTTCAAGCTTCcgacaatttttttattaaatcggTAATGTTATGTGCCATCTTCTGCTTAGGGCAtatgtgagttttttttttaaaaccttttTGGTTTTGCAGACACTATTTAAGTTGTATTAGAAAAGTGTTGCAAactcattagtcattaattatATTTACCTCTAAATCCAAGCAGAGATTCAAGTAGGAATTACCATGTGAGGGTTTCTCACTCATAAATCATTAATGTGGTTAAATAGAACCAGGACCAGGAAAGAGAAATTCAAGGGCAAAAATCCTTACTTTGTAATTGTTCCATCAACATCCGATATTACTATGCGAGTGTTCCATTTCCACAAATAAATTCTGGCATCAACCTATTCAGTAAGACACTTTTAAATAAGCAACCataacaaaaagtgaaaaacacgcTAAAAGGAAACTAATGGTAAAGTAATAGAAAAAGAATTCAATCCGAATAGATGCAAAGAAAACTACCTGCTGCCTTCCCAGCATCGCAGTGGAAAATGTGAAGGTTACGCAGTTACTACCCTCCTTAAGGTTCAAGGATGCCAGCTGTTcagatgatggagttttggcttttaccttcttttttatcaCCTTCTCAGCACCAGTAGTGCTCTCTGAAAGTTTATCGGCATCTGAAATCCTTGCATCATTCAGAGATGGCTGCACCGTCTCACAAGATTTTGATCTTTTAAATGAGAATGGCCAAATTTTCCAGCTTCCATTTGGGGCAAATTCTTTCAATGGATCCCCTACAAAAGATTTCAGATTTCTCAGTATGGTCAATAGCGATCATCCCTTTTGGTTCAAATATGACTTCACTTCCAGATGTAACTATCCCTAATATACTAGAGAAGTAAATTTGCTATATCCAACTTTTGAGTATCAAATGTTTGAGGAGCAGCATAAGCCCCATTTTTTCTTATAACAAGTGCTTTCAAAGACGCCTCTGCTTATAGCTCAATACATGCAGTTTCATATAGGCTGCTGCTACAAGGAGTAGTTGCAAAACTTAAAACATGAAATCTTTCTATTTTTCCATTTATTGTAAGCATAGGATGCATTTATAATCATTCCCTGAGAAAACAATGAGAAGTAAAATAAATTTTCCTATAGAATtgaagaaataattttttttttgaatcctGCTACAATTAGGAATATTAAAGGCTCCTATGATTGGAAGTTTGTAATAAgtgatttttttctccttcagTTACAGTGCCTTAACATGAAATGAATGCGCAATTCGACGATCAAAAATGGTATTACAAATAAATGACTTACCAATTGTATGGTCCAAAACTGCATTTTTTAAATCTCCCGAATCATTGGCATTTATATCAGAATCTTCCTTGGGCAATTGGTTTTCCTTCCCTACATCAGACTCTATACAGCTCGAGTGTAATGTCCACTTCAAGGACTTGGAATTTGAGTCCAGGGAATGGCTTAAAGGAGGGTGAAGTTCTTGTGGCTCTGAATTGCCAACTTGCGACCACATATTGGGCAATGATTTCGCCAGTCGTGCAGCTTCTTTATCAGTGCCCACAGGAGTTCGAGGAATGTTAACTAAACTTGATGTCACCTTTGAGTTTGGAGTTGAATTTTCAAGATCAATCGATGTATGCTCCACAAATTTGTCTGGAGATGAATGACATTCATCAATATTGACCATGTCATCCACTTCCATAATGCCCTGAAGACGAAATGATCgatcattttctttatctacaTCATCCAGAATAATCAGCTCTGTAGGCTGAACCTCGCTGAGTTTAGGTTCATCAAGATCACTGAAAAGGAATTGTTCTTCCTCCAAACTGTCCGATGGTGGGATATTAAATTCCCTTCTCTGGACATAATTACTGTAACATGTTTGAGAATCATCAACAGCCTTCAAAGAAGTCTGTTCGAGCTGATTTGCGCTAGTTTCCTCTATGTTGGTTTTTTCAACATGAAATTGATGATCCAAGTTTGTGACTCTGTGTGAATTGGCTCCTTCAGCTGAATCACATACAGGTTCATGGCTGCATATTTCAGTGTAGGATTCTGACAGTGTCAGTGGCACTTTA
Proteins encoded in this window:
- the LOC120000741 gene encoding polcalcin Cup a 4-like, producing the protein MPSFIMEDKSAGENVIKDELKTIFREHIDGDGKISKHELKKAFKKLGSRLPGWRSRSALKYADTDGDGSISICEIDYLVKYAVLQGLCADGTKLKEAYQNIDEQPSPLTSSNDLPLVWQSSSVPVSELLKADPTFIFIFF
- the LOC120000274 gene encoding phosphatidate phosphatase PAH2-like, yielding MFAVERIGSYLSRGVVTVSGPFHPFGGAVDIVVVEQPDGSFKSSPWYVTFGKFQGVLKAREKVVDICVNGVEADFHMYLDHKGQAYFLKEVVGEEGESGCFPSSGDETDGQSVNKRGPMKSKSSNIDASKRNSDDQNSVQMERTVSRTNSRRARMFGLVFGRSSIKEDNSQEGFGGAVVRISSLERAEIAADLLEVKWSTNLATGGPMKDNGSLYTSANALDGKSHKVIPINEEQSQVGSPVCDTIRNSVDHSEMDEEIDIRNEETCSISHSSYENLEQLVGQASTEKQCLRPDIEASIVREVLEGVTEVLSEISGKIDESIMGNADNDENPKGDVSEISVHDSEIPYVLEAYAAKQFNKEQACDEQNIVLSGGSIFEEERESERVQSFIYCETSGSSTMELHGVGEQMQETVYFSCGDHGEVHVGTETLHVASELLAEETMTEGTEDIEFEVDRQNVSELSSQQENTSPSFLYDSKKMNLKVPLTLSESYTEICSHEPVCDSAEGANSHRVTNLDHQFHVEKTNIEETSANQLEQTSLKAVDDSQTCYSNYVQRREFNIPPSDSLEEEQFLFSDLDEPKLSEVQPTELIILDDVDKENDRSFRLQGIMEVDDMVNIDECHSSPDKFVEHTSIDLENSTPNSKVTSSLVNIPRTPVGTDKEAARLAKSLPNMWSQVGNSEPQELHPPLSHSLDSNSKSLKWTLHSSCIESDVGKENQLPKEDSDINANDSGDLKNAVLDHTIGDPLKEFAPNGSWKIWPFSFKRSKSCETVQPSLNDARISDADKLSESTTGAEKVIKKKVKAKTPSSEQLASLNLKEGSNCVTFTFSTAMLGRQQVDARIYLWKWNTRIVISDVDGTITKSDVLGQFMPLVGVDWSQTGVTNLFSAIKENGYQLLFLSARAISQAYHTRRFLVNLKQNGKALPDGPVVISPDGLFPSLFREVIRRAPHEFKIACLEDIKALFPPDCNPFYAGFGNRHTDEISYLKVGIPMGKIFIINPKGEVAVHRRVDTKSYSLLHAFVNGMFPPTASSEREDFNSWNFWKLPPPSIDI